Proteins from one Natrinema salinisoli genomic window:
- a CDS encoding RAD55 family ATPase, producing the protein MVGRLDTGIDVLDRKLDGGLPPGCIVAYTAEPASQSELLLYELTAARGTLYLTTERSDDAVRHAIEASPSSVGSPTVRHVSSNTPLEEATRLIGALPDGANLIIDTMDVLERCDTDEYVTFLNDLKAKMLETGSIAVLHCLKGDTVPTNRSRTFHAVDAVFDLRTEIAGTELENHLTIPKFRGGSQPTDAIKLELTEEVAIDTSRDIA; encoded by the coding sequence ATGGTCGGCCGGCTGGACACTGGAATCGACGTACTCGACCGAAAGCTCGACGGTGGACTCCCGCCGGGGTGCATCGTCGCCTACACCGCCGAGCCGGCTAGCCAATCCGAACTTCTGCTCTACGAGCTTACGGCCGCCCGCGGAACGCTCTATCTGACGACCGAGCGCTCCGACGACGCCGTCCGGCACGCGATCGAAGCCTCGCCGTCGTCCGTCGGGAGCCCGACGGTCAGACACGTTAGCAGCAACACGCCGCTCGAGGAGGCGACCCGTCTCATCGGCGCCCTCCCCGACGGCGCCAACCTCATCATCGACACGATGGACGTCCTCGAGCGGTGCGACACCGACGAGTACGTCACTTTCCTCAACGACCTCAAAGCCAAGATGCTCGAGACGGGGAGCATCGCCGTCCTCCACTGCCTGAAGGGGGACACGGTTCCGACGAACCGATCCCGGACCTTCCACGCGGTGGACGCCGTCTTCGATCTTCGGACCGAGATCGCCGGCACGGAACTCGAGAACCACCTGACGATCCCCAAGTTCCGCGGCGGCAGTCAGCCGACCGATGCGATCAAGCTCGAGCTCACGGAGGAAGTGGCGATCGACACGAGCCGCGACATCGCGTGA
- the pyrB gene encoding aspartate carbamoyltransferase, with product MRHDHLITSKQLSRGDIETVLDYAAEIDDDPSAVADRHAGTLLGLLFFEPSTRTKMSFETAMKRLGGDVVDMGSVESSSVTKGETLADTVRVIEGYTDALVLRHPKQGAATMASEFVDVPLVNAGDGAGHHPTQTMLDLYTIRENAGLDDLTIGIMGDLKYGRTVHSLAYALTNFDTRQHFISPESLQLPREVVYDLHQRQDGTGIKEHDSLEDVLPSLDVLYVTRIQRERFPDENEYQKVAGEYQIDGDTLEAASDDLTVMHPLPRVDEIAPEIDETDHAAYFEQAHNGVPVRMALLDLLLSDDKGIGGGTDE from the coding sequence ATGCGCCACGATCACCTCATCACGAGCAAACAACTCTCTCGGGGAGACATCGAGACCGTCCTCGACTATGCGGCCGAGATCGACGACGATCCGTCGGCCGTTGCCGACCGTCACGCGGGGACGCTGCTCGGGCTGCTCTTTTTCGAGCCGAGCACGCGGACGAAGATGAGCTTCGAAACCGCCATGAAGCGGCTCGGCGGCGACGTCGTCGACATGGGATCGGTCGAGTCCTCGAGCGTGACCAAAGGCGAAACCCTCGCCGACACGGTTCGGGTCATCGAAGGGTACACCGACGCGCTCGTCTTGCGACATCCGAAACAGGGCGCGGCGACGATGGCCAGCGAGTTCGTCGACGTGCCGCTGGTGAACGCGGGAGACGGCGCGGGCCACCATCCGACGCAGACGATGCTCGATCTCTACACGATCCGGGAGAACGCCGGCCTGGACGACCTGACAATCGGCATCATGGGCGACCTGAAGTACGGCCGCACCGTCCACTCGCTGGCCTACGCCTTGACGAACTTCGACACGCGCCAGCACTTCATCAGCCCGGAGAGCCTGCAGTTGCCCCGCGAAGTCGTCTACGACCTCCACCAGCGACAGGACGGCACGGGGATCAAAGAACACGACTCCCTCGAGGACGTCCTCCCCTCGCTGGACGTGCTCTACGTCACACGGATCCAGCGCGAGCGGTTCCCCGACGAGAACGAGTATCAGAAGGTCGCCGGCGAGTACCAGATCGACGGCGACACGCTCGAGGCAGCGAGCGACGACCTGACCGTGATGCATCCGCTGCCGCGGGTCGACGAGATCGCACCCGAGATCGACGAGACGGACCACGCAGCCTACTTCGAACAGGCGCACAACGGCGTCCCGGTCCGGATGGCGCTGCTAGATCTGCTCTTGAGCGACGACAAAGGGATCGGAGGTGGAACCGATGAGTAA